The Oryza glaberrima chromosome 9, OglaRS2, whole genome shotgun sequence genome includes a window with the following:
- the LOC127785449 gene encoding CASP-like protein 5B3 yields MKDVVGSPGTWSGMSLRVSQCVFAGASVVAMASAYGFSNYTAFCYLIASMGLQLLWSFGLACLDIYSLQTKRDLHNPVLVSLFVVGDWVTAILSFAAASASAGVTILFERDVHFCRMYPQLSCGRYELSVILAFITWSFIATSAVSMFWLLASL; encoded by the exons atgaaGGATGTGGTGGGGAGCCCGGGGACATGGAGCGGGATGTCGCTGCGGGTGTCGCAATGCGTCTTCGCCggcgcctccgtcgtcgccatggCCTCCGCCTACGGCTTCTCCAACTACACCGCCTTCTG CTACTTGATTGCTTCCATGGGTCTACAGCTTCTTTGGAGTTTTGGACTTGCTTGTCTGGATATCTATTCATTACAAACTAAAAGAGATCTTCATAACCCAGTGCTTGTAAGCCTGTTTGTTGTTGGTGATTGG GTTACAGCGATTCTTTCGTTTGCAGcagcttctgcttctgctggtGTCACTATTCTTTTTGAGAGAGACGTGCACTTCTGTAGGATGTACCCGCAGCTTTCGTGTGGTCGTTACGAGCTTTCAGTTATCTTGGCATTCATCACATGGTCGTTCATAGCTACATCAGCTGTTTCCATGTTTTGGTTACTAGCTTCGCTTTGA
- the LOC127784884 gene encoding protein RDM16, translated as MDRDRSSRRPRDDDDRHHRSRDDHHRRRHDADDDHRRHKRGGGGDDDDDRRRRRHHRDDEEESRSRRHRHHRDGGRRSLSPSESPPPPAAKRERSSSRAPRDSVERRDSADREAPPPSSRKRKGHEGGGNESDPEGGKRARASVEPPPPKEERPRRERRRFEDADANGKHGDERGKGDKDNSNHGAVNGDSRSGLVPNAGAQQPLNAAPVVVPSSVPMPSKVSSITTTNENEGVSIRSDEVTGKSSTDGSTSSAAGKSSNLSLDALAKAKKALQLKKELSEKLKKLPVLNNKLGVTSTDTQIPKKETQPVSSSGASEMAAGAALTEKMAATAGAVGIPGLANIPNLDAVKRAQELAAKMGFRQDPQFAPLINLFPGTSSELTVPQKPAKAPVLRLDAQGREIDEHGNVINMTKPTNLSTLKVNINKQKKEAFQIIKPDLDSLAKSSAHFDERMGINQNKLLRPRRPGFQFIEEGKLSRQAELQRIKNQFGEAQAKELKVKQAQLAKAKAEVDMNPNLIEVAPGRPPKQKQKEEIPEIEPWDAKILLSTTYDDFSMEKVNMEKITIYVEHPEPLEPPAEPAPPPPQPLKLTKKEQKKLRTQRRLAKEKDRQEMIRQGLLEPPKPKVKMSNLMKVLGAEATQDPTRMELEIRTAAAEREQAHVDRNIARKLTPSERREKKERKLFEDPNTLETIVCVYRIRDLSHPQTRFKVDVNAQENRLTGAAVIADGISVVVVEGGKKSIKRYNKLMLNRIDWAAAVDDDDDADEESDKPVNSCALVWQGSVAKPCFTRFSVHNCRSEAAAKKVFADASVPHYWDLAVNFSEDSS; from the exons aTGGATCGCGaccgctcctcccgccgcccccgcgacgacgacgaccgccaccaccgctcccgcgacgaccaccaccgccgccgccacgacgccgacgacgaccaccgccgccacaagcgaggcggcggcggcgacgacgacgacgaccgccgccgccgccgccaccaccgcgacgacgaggaggagagccgctcccgccgccaccgccaccatcgcgacggcgggcggcggtccCTCTCCCCGTCGGAGtcccccccgccgcccgccgcgaaGCGGGAGCGGTCGTCGAGCCGCGCTCCCAGGGACTCCGTGGAGCGCCGGGACTCGGCCGACCGAGAGgcaccgccgccttcttcgCGGAAGCGGAAGGGCCACGAGGGTGGTGGCAACGAGTCCGACCCGGAAGGGGGGAAGCGGGCGAGGGCTTCCGtggagccgcctccgccgaagGAGGAGAGGCCGAGGCGGGAGCGACGGAGGTTTGAGGACGCTGATGCGAATGGGAAGCATGGCGATGAGAGGGGTAAGGGTGATAAGGATAACTCAAACCATGGCGCTGTAAATGGAGATTCCCGGAGTGGTCTGGTGCCCAAT GCTGGTGCTCAGCAACCGCTCAATGCTGCACCTGTTGTGGTGCCATCATCTGTTCCTATGCCTTCAAAGGTATCTTCGATTACTACCACCAATGAAAATGAGGGAGTTAGTATTAGATCTGATGAGGTTACTGGAAAATCTAGTACAGATGGAAGTACAAGTTCAGCCGCTGGCAAAAGTAGTAATCTATCTCTTGATGCTTTAGCCAAAGCTAAAAAAGCATTGCAACTGAAGAAGGAACTATCAGAAAAACTCAAGAAGCTACCTGTG CTTAATAATAAACTTGGTGTTACTAGTACTGATACACAAATTCCTAAGAAAGAAACACAGCCTGTTTCTAGCTCTGGTGCATCTGAAATGGCTGCGGGTGCAGCTCTTACTGAGAAGATGGCAGCTACAGCAGGTGCAGTTGGTATTCCAGGCCTTGCTAACATTCCCAATTTGGATGCTGTGAAGCGAGCACAGGAACTTGCTGCTAAGATGGGATTCAGACAGGATCCACAATTTGCGCCTCTCATCAATTTGTTTCCTGGTACATCCTCTGAACTAACTGTGCCTCAAAAACCTGCGAAGGCACCTGTTCTCCGTCTTGATGCTCAGGGTAGGGAAATTGATGAACATGGGAATGTTATCAACATGACCAAGCCAACCAATTTGAGCACTCTAAAA GTTAACATAAATAAGCAAAAGAAGGAAGCTTTCCAAATAATCAAACCAGACTTGGATTCCCTTGCAAAATCAAGTGCACACTTTGATGAAAGGATGGGCATCAACCAAAACAAGCTCCTCCGCCCTAGAAGGCCTGGATTTCAGTTTATTGAGGAGGGAAAACTTTCAAGGCAAGCTGAGCTGCAGAGAATTAAG AATCAATTTGGTGAAGCACAAGCTAAAGAACTTAAAGTAAAACAAGCTCAACTTGCAAAGGCAAAGGCAGAAGTAGACATGAACCCGAACTTGATTGAAGTTGCTCCTGGGAGGCCTCCAAAGCAAAAGCAGAAGGAAGAGATTCCTGAAATTGAGCCATG GGATGCAAAAATTTTACTTTCTACAACATACGACGATTTCTCCATGGAGAAGGTTAATATGGAAAAAATCACTATATATGTAGAGCATCCAGAGCCACTGGAGCCACCAGCTGAGcctgcaccaccaccgcctcagCCACTTAAGCTGACTAAGAAGGAGCAGAAGAAACTCAGAACACAAAGGCGCCTTGCTAAAGAGAAAGACAGGCAAGAAATGATCAGGCAAGGCCTCTTGGAGCCACCAAAGCCCAAGGTCAAGATGAGCAATCTTATGAAAGTACTAGGAGCTGAAGCTACACAGGATCCAACACGTATGGAGTTGGAAATACGGACTGCTGCTGCAGAGCGTGAGCAGGCTCATGTAGATCGCAACATTGCTCGCAAGCTCACTCCATCAGAGCGCCgtgaaaagaaagagaggaagctTTTTGAAGATCCTAACACATTGGAGACTATAGTTTGTGTGTACAGAATCAGAGACCTGTCACATCCGCAGACACGTTTTAAGGTGGATGTAAATGCACAAGAGAACCGTCTTACTGGTGCTGCAGTCATTGCGGATGGGATCAGTGTTGTTGTCGTTGAAGGAGGGAAGAAGTCAATCAAAAGGTACAATAAGCTGATGCTGAACCGTATTGACTGGGCTGCTgcggttgatgatgatgatgatgctgatgAGGAATCAGACAAGCCTGTGAATAGCTGTGCATTGGTCTGGCAGGGGAGTGTGGCAAAACCCTGCTTTACCAGGTTCAGTGTACACAATTGCCGTAGTGAGGCTGCTGCCAAGAAGGTGTTTGCAGATGCTTCAGTTCCACACTACTGGGACCTGGCTGTCAATTTCTCAGAAGATTCATCTTGA
- the LOC127784494 gene encoding serine/threonine-protein phosphatase 2A 65 kDa regulatory subunit A beta isoform isoform X2, whose amino-acid sequence MASMDEPLYPIAILIDELKNEDIQLRLNSIRRLSTIARALGEERTRKELIPFLSENNDDEDEVLLAMAEELGVFIPYVGGVEHAHVLLPPLETLCTVEETCVRDKAVESLCRIGAQMKESDIVDWFVPVVKRLAAGEWFTARVSSCGLFHIAYPSAPDQLKAELRTIYGQLCQDDMPMVRRAAASNLGKFAATVEQNYLKTEVMSIFDDLTQDDQDSVRLLAVEGCAALGKLLEPQDCVAHILPVIVNFSQDKSWRVRYMVANQLYELCEAVGPEHSREQLVPAYVRLLRDNEAEVRIAAAGKVTKFCRILSPQLAIQHILPCVKELSSDSSQHVRSALASVIMGMAPVLGKEATIEQLLPIFLSLLKDEFPDVRLNIISKLDQVNQVIGIDLLSQSLLPAIVELAEDRHWRVRLAIIEYIPLLASQLGVGFFDDKLGALCMQWLEDKVFSIRDAAANNLKRLAEEFGPEWAMQHIIPQVLEKINNPHYLYRMTILQAISLLAPVMGAEITCQQLLPVVINSSKDRVPNIKFNVAKVLQALIPILDQSNVKPCLVELSEDPDVDVRYYANQALQACDQIMMSS is encoded by the exons ATGGCTTCGATGGATGAGCCTCTTTATCCCATTGCTATACTGATAGATGAGCTCAAAAACGAAGATATTCAATTGCGTCTGAACTCCATTAGGAGGCTCTCCACAATTGCACGAGCACTTGGAGAAGAAAGAACCCGGAAGGAGTTAATTCCTTTTCTCAGTGAAAATAATGACGATGAAGATGAGGTGCTTCTTGCTATGGCTGAAGAATTGGGTGTGTTCATTCCTTACGTTGGGGGTGTAGAACATGCTCATGTTTTGCTACCACCATTGGAGACATTGTGTACAGTGGAGGAAACCTGTGTCCGAGACAAGGCAGTTGAATCTCTGTGCCGTATTGGAGCACAGATGAAGGAAAGTGACATTGTAGACTGGTTCGTTCCAGTAGTAAAG AGGCTAGCAGCTGGTGAGTGGTTTACAGCTCGAGTATCGTCTTGTGGACTTTTCCATATAGCATATCCAAGTGCTCCTGATCAATTGAAGGCAGAATTGAGGACCATTTATGGTCAGCTATGCCAAGATGACATGCCTATGGTCCGAAGGGCAGCTGCATCAAATCTTGGAAAGTTTGCAGCCACAGTTGAACAGAACTATCTAAAGACAGAAGTCATGTCGATATTTGATGATCTAACCCAAGATG ATCAAGATTCCGTACGCTTGTTGGCAGTTGAAGGCTGTGCTGCTCTTGGGAAATTGTTGGAACCACAAGATTGTGTAGCACATATCCTTCCAGTTATTGTCAATTTCTCCCAG GACAAATCATGGCGAGTTCGTTATATGGTTGCCAATCAATTGTATGAGCTCTGCGAGGCAGTTGGTCCTGAACATTCTAG GGAGCAGTTGGTGCCGGCATATGTTCGTCTCCTTCGTGACAATGAGGCTGAAGTGCGGATAGCGGCTGCAGGGAAAGTTACTAAGTTCTGTAGGATTTTAAGTCCTCAGCTTGCAATTCAGCATATTCTTCCTTGTGTCAAG GAATTGTCATCAGATTCATCTCAGCATGTTCGTTCAGCTTTGGCTTCAGTTATTATGGGAATGGCCCCGGTCTTGGGAAAG GAGGCTACAATCGAACAACTTCTTCCTATTTTCCTTTCTTTGCTCAAGGATGAATTTCCTGATGTTCGGCTCAATATAATCAGCAAGCTCGATCAAGTTAATCAG GTTATTGGAATTGATTTGCTGTCACAATCACTGTTACCGGCGATCGTAGAACTTGCAGAGGATAGGCACTGGAGGGTTCGGCTTGCAATAATTGAGTACATTCCTTTATTGGCTAGTCAATTAGGCGTTGGATTTTTCGATGACAAGCTGGGGGCACTTTGCATGCAATGGTTGGAAGATAAG GTCTTCTCAATCAGAGATGCTGCTGCAAACAACTTGAAGCGCCTAGCTGAGGAGTTTGGTCCAGAATGGGCGATGCAGCATATAATCCCTCAg GTGCTGGAGAAGATAAACAACCCGCATTATCTCTACCGCATGACCATCCTGCAAGCTATTTCATTGCTGGCCCCTGTCATGGGTGCCGAAATCACTTGTCAACAGCTGCTCCCTGTTGTGATTAATTCCTCAAAGGACAG AGTGCCAAACATCAAATTCAATGTTGCGAAGGTTCTGCAGGCACTTATACCGATCCTTGATCAATCT AACGTGAAACCATGCCTCGTTGAACTCAGTGAGGACCCTGATGTGGATGTAAGATACTATGCAAACCAGGCCCTTCAGGCATGCGATCAAATCATGATGTCAAGCTAA
- the LOC127784494 gene encoding serine/threonine-protein phosphatase 2A 65 kDa regulatory subunit A beta isoform isoform X1: MASMDEPLYPIAILIDELKNEDIQLRLNSIRRLSTIARALGEERTRKELIPFLSENNDDEDEVLLAMAEELGVFIPYVGGVEHAHVLLPPLETLCTVEETCVRDKAVESLCRIGAQMKESDIVDWFVPVVKRLAAGEWFTARVSSCGLFHIAYPSAPDQLKAELRTIYGQLCQDDMPMVRRAAASNLGKFAATVEQNYLKTEVMSIFDDLTQDDQDSVRLLAVEGCAALGKLLEPQDCVAHILPVIVNFSQDKSWRVRYMVANQLYELCEAVGPEHSREQLVPAYVRLLRDNEAEVRIAAAGKVTKFCRILSPQLAIQHILPCVKELSSDSSQHVRSALASVIMGMAPVLGKEATIEQLLPIFLSLLKDEFPDVRLNIISKLDQVNQVIGIDLLSQSLLPAIVELAEDRHWRVRLAIIEYIPLLASQLGVGFFDDKLGALCMQWLEDKVFSIRDAAANNLKRLAEEFGPEWAMQHIIPQVLEKINNPHYLYRMTILQAISLLAPVMGAEITCQQLLPVVINSSKDRVPNIKFNVAKVLQALIPILDQSVVEKNVKPCLVELSEDPDVDVRYYANQALQACDQIMMSS; encoded by the exons ATGGCTTCGATGGATGAGCCTCTTTATCCCATTGCTATACTGATAGATGAGCTCAAAAACGAAGATATTCAATTGCGTCTGAACTCCATTAGGAGGCTCTCCACAATTGCACGAGCACTTGGAGAAGAAAGAACCCGGAAGGAGTTAATTCCTTTTCTCAGTGAAAATAATGACGATGAAGATGAGGTGCTTCTTGCTATGGCTGAAGAATTGGGTGTGTTCATTCCTTACGTTGGGGGTGTAGAACATGCTCATGTTTTGCTACCACCATTGGAGACATTGTGTACAGTGGAGGAAACCTGTGTCCGAGACAAGGCAGTTGAATCTCTGTGCCGTATTGGAGCACAGATGAAGGAAAGTGACATTGTAGACTGGTTCGTTCCAGTAGTAAAG AGGCTAGCAGCTGGTGAGTGGTTTACAGCTCGAGTATCGTCTTGTGGACTTTTCCATATAGCATATCCAAGTGCTCCTGATCAATTGAAGGCAGAATTGAGGACCATTTATGGTCAGCTATGCCAAGATGACATGCCTATGGTCCGAAGGGCAGCTGCATCAAATCTTGGAAAGTTTGCAGCCACAGTTGAACAGAACTATCTAAAGACAGAAGTCATGTCGATATTTGATGATCTAACCCAAGATG ATCAAGATTCCGTACGCTTGTTGGCAGTTGAAGGCTGTGCTGCTCTTGGGAAATTGTTGGAACCACAAGATTGTGTAGCACATATCCTTCCAGTTATTGTCAATTTCTCCCAG GACAAATCATGGCGAGTTCGTTATATGGTTGCCAATCAATTGTATGAGCTCTGCGAGGCAGTTGGTCCTGAACATTCTAG GGAGCAGTTGGTGCCGGCATATGTTCGTCTCCTTCGTGACAATGAGGCTGAAGTGCGGATAGCGGCTGCAGGGAAAGTTACTAAGTTCTGTAGGATTTTAAGTCCTCAGCTTGCAATTCAGCATATTCTTCCTTGTGTCAAG GAATTGTCATCAGATTCATCTCAGCATGTTCGTTCAGCTTTGGCTTCAGTTATTATGGGAATGGCCCCGGTCTTGGGAAAG GAGGCTACAATCGAACAACTTCTTCCTATTTTCCTTTCTTTGCTCAAGGATGAATTTCCTGATGTTCGGCTCAATATAATCAGCAAGCTCGATCAAGTTAATCAG GTTATTGGAATTGATTTGCTGTCACAATCACTGTTACCGGCGATCGTAGAACTTGCAGAGGATAGGCACTGGAGGGTTCGGCTTGCAATAATTGAGTACATTCCTTTATTGGCTAGTCAATTAGGCGTTGGATTTTTCGATGACAAGCTGGGGGCACTTTGCATGCAATGGTTGGAAGATAAG GTCTTCTCAATCAGAGATGCTGCTGCAAACAACTTGAAGCGCCTAGCTGAGGAGTTTGGTCCAGAATGGGCGATGCAGCATATAATCCCTCAg GTGCTGGAGAAGATAAACAACCCGCATTATCTCTACCGCATGACCATCCTGCAAGCTATTTCATTGCTGGCCCCTGTCATGGGTGCCGAAATCACTTGTCAACAGCTGCTCCCTGTTGTGATTAATTCCTCAAAGGACAG AGTGCCAAACATCAAATTCAATGTTGCGAAGGTTCTGCAGGCACTTATACCGATCCTTGATCAATCT GTTGTGGAGAAGAACGTGAAACCATGCCTCGTTGAACTCAGTGAGGACCCTGATGTGGATGTAAGATACTATGCAAACCAGGCCCTTCAGGCATGCGATCAAATCATGATGTCAAGCTAA